The Scomber japonicus isolate fScoJap1 chromosome 9, fScoJap1.pri, whole genome shotgun sequence genome includes a region encoding these proteins:
- the hnrnpk gene encoding heterogeneous nuclear ribonucleoprotein K isoform X2, producing the protein METEIEQQEETAFSNTETNGKRPAEDADEQKSFKRSRNSDEMVELRILLQSKNAGAVIGKGGKNIKALRTDYNASVSVPDSSGPERILSISADIETVGEILLKIIPTLEEQYNGMDFDCELRLLIHQSLAGSIIGVKGAKIKELRENTKTSIKLFQECCPQSTDRVVLVGGKTERVVECIKTMLELIAEAPIKGRAQPYDPNFYDETYEYGGFTMMFEERGGGRRLMGGFPMRGGRSSGGDRGFDRMPSSRGGRGPMPPSRRDYDEMSPRRGPPPPHPSRVGRGSGRGRNMPMGHPHRGGDDRYYDSYRGSDDRSNDRRGRPDRYSDNMSGGGYDNSSSWDSYQSGGRGSYSDMGGPVITTQVTIPKDLAGSIIGKGGQRIKQIRHESGASIKIDEPLEGSEDRIITITGTQDQIQNAQYLLQNSVKQYSGHLL; encoded by the exons ATGGAGACAGAAATCGAACAGCAAGAAGAGACCGCATTCAGCAACACAGAGACTAATG GTAAGCGCCCCGCTGAGGATGCAGATGAGCAGAAATCATTCAAGCGCTCCAGGAATTCAGACGAGATGGTTGAGCTTCGCATCCTCCTGCAGAGCAAA AATGCAGGAGCTGTAATTGGGAAGGGTGGCAAAAACATCAAAGCCCTTCGCACAGAC TACAATGCCAGTGTGTCAGTCCCAGACAGCAGTGGGCCTGAGCG CATCCTGAGCATCAGTGCCGACATAGAGACAGTTGGAGAAATCCTGCTGAAGATTATACCAACCCTGGAAGAG CAGTACAATGGAATGGATTTTGACTGTGAACTTCGTCTGCTGATCCACCAGAGCCTGGCTGGCTCCATTATCGGTGTGAAGGGAGCCAAGATCAAGGAGCTCCGAGAG AACACAAAGACCAGCATTAAGCTGTTCCAGGAGTGTTGTCCTCAGTCGACAGACCGGGTGGTGCTGGTTGGTGGTAAAACGGAGAGGGTGGTGGAGTGTATCAAGACTATGCTGGAGCTCATCGCTGAA GCTCCCATAAAGGGTCGTGCACAGCCGTACGACCCCAACTTCTATGACGAAACATATGAATATGGTGGTTTCACCATGATGTTtgaagagagggggggtggtCGCAGGCTCATGGGAGGGTTCCCCATGCGGGGGGGCAGGTCCAGCGGTGGAGACCGTGGATTCGACCGAATGCCCTCCAGCAGAGGGGGACGGGGACCAATGCCTCCCTCCCGCCGGGATTACGATGAGATGAGCCCTCGCCGTggtcctcctccacctcacccGAGTAGGGTTGGGAGGGGGAGTGGCCGTGGACGCAACATGCCTATGGGACACCCACACAGAGGAGG AGATGATCGTTACTATGACTCGTACCGTGGCTCAGATGACAGGTCAAA TGACAGAAGAGGCAGACCGGATCGCTATAGTGATAACATG agtGGAGGAGGATATG ACAACAGTTCCTCATGGGATAGTTATCAGTCAG GAGGACGTGGCTCCTACAGTGACATGGGTGGCCCTGTCATCACCACACAAGTGACGATCCCTAAAGAT TTAGCTGGCTCTATCATTGGTAAGGGAGGCCAGCGGATCAAACAGATCCGCCACGAGTCTGGAGCCTCCATCAAGATCGATGAGCCTCTGGAAGGTTCTGAGGACCgaatcatcaccatcaccggCACCCAGGATCAGATCCAGAATGCCCAGTACCTTCTACAGAACAG tgtgaaGCAGTACTCTGGTCATTTGCTGTAG
- the hnrnpk gene encoding heterogeneous nuclear ribonucleoprotein K isoform X1 — protein METEIEQQEETAFSNTETNGKRPAEDADEQKSFKRSRNSDEMVELRILLQSKNAGAVIGKGGKNIKALRTDYNASVSVPDSSGPERILSISADIETVGEILLKIIPTLEEYQQYNGMDFDCELRLLIHQSLAGSIIGVKGAKIKELRENTKTSIKLFQECCPQSTDRVVLVGGKTERVVECIKTMLELIAEAPIKGRAQPYDPNFYDETYEYGGFTMMFEERGGGRRLMGGFPMRGGRSSGGDRGFDRMPSSRGGRGPMPPSRRDYDEMSPRRGPPPPHPSRVGRGSGRGRNMPMGHPHRGGDDRYYDSYRGSDDRSNDRRGRPDRYSDNMSGGGYDNSSSWDSYQSGGRGSYSDMGGPVITTQVTIPKDLAGSIIGKGGQRIKQIRHESGASIKIDEPLEGSEDRIITITGTQDQIQNAQYLLQNSVKQYSGHLL, from the exons ATGGAGACAGAAATCGAACAGCAAGAAGAGACCGCATTCAGCAACACAGAGACTAATG GTAAGCGCCCCGCTGAGGATGCAGATGAGCAGAAATCATTCAAGCGCTCCAGGAATTCAGACGAGATGGTTGAGCTTCGCATCCTCCTGCAGAGCAAA AATGCAGGAGCTGTAATTGGGAAGGGTGGCAAAAACATCAAAGCCCTTCGCACAGAC TACAATGCCAGTGTGTCAGTCCCAGACAGCAGTGGGCCTGAGCG CATCCTGAGCATCAGTGCCGACATAGAGACAGTTGGAGAAATCCTGCTGAAGATTATACCAACCCTGGAAGAG TACCAGCAGTACAATGGAATGGATTTTGACTGTGAACTTCGTCTGCTGATCCACCAGAGCCTGGCTGGCTCCATTATCGGTGTGAAGGGAGCCAAGATCAAGGAGCTCCGAGAG AACACAAAGACCAGCATTAAGCTGTTCCAGGAGTGTTGTCCTCAGTCGACAGACCGGGTGGTGCTGGTTGGTGGTAAAACGGAGAGGGTGGTGGAGTGTATCAAGACTATGCTGGAGCTCATCGCTGAA GCTCCCATAAAGGGTCGTGCACAGCCGTACGACCCCAACTTCTATGACGAAACATATGAATATGGTGGTTTCACCATGATGTTtgaagagagggggggtggtCGCAGGCTCATGGGAGGGTTCCCCATGCGGGGGGGCAGGTCCAGCGGTGGAGACCGTGGATTCGACCGAATGCCCTCCAGCAGAGGGGGACGGGGACCAATGCCTCCCTCCCGCCGGGATTACGATGAGATGAGCCCTCGCCGTggtcctcctccacctcacccGAGTAGGGTTGGGAGGGGGAGTGGCCGTGGACGCAACATGCCTATGGGACACCCACACAGAGGAGG AGATGATCGTTACTATGACTCGTACCGTGGCTCAGATGACAGGTCAAA TGACAGAAGAGGCAGACCGGATCGCTATAGTGATAACATG agtGGAGGAGGATATG ACAACAGTTCCTCATGGGATAGTTATCAGTCAG GAGGACGTGGCTCCTACAGTGACATGGGTGGCCCTGTCATCACCACACAAGTGACGATCCCTAAAGAT TTAGCTGGCTCTATCATTGGTAAGGGAGGCCAGCGGATCAAACAGATCCGCCACGAGTCTGGAGCCTCCATCAAGATCGATGAGCCTCTGGAAGGTTCTGAGGACCgaatcatcaccatcaccggCACCCAGGATCAGATCCAGAATGCCCAGTACCTTCTACAGAACAG tgtgaaGCAGTACTCTGGTCATTTGCTGTAG
- the rmi1 gene encoding recQ-mediated genome instability protein 1, with protein sequence MAPEIQVVVRATQTWLQSSRHVQVPFAWLEACVEWLQEEAGGAGRLSQQQINQQALDQWLLTDLRDLDYPVLPEGLAQLQKTELRGIFCVQVDSLLDISQPAYGQLQKWRGTACANDEVSAITQATQRPWEARTSRMLLLQVTDGVQSLEAMEYQPIPALSSALRPGVKLQLQGNMVCRLGMLLLGPSNVKVLGGEVEDLVDRNKQERVLCRTLGLPEEQQQQQQDGEEAQPSHQGNQESEDLELDDQDLLASLEAQEEVERPPVWPVRDSGYRTLSEPSTQSSRSSSVRSLISSASSRSEASTRPYSSALTQSSRGGSVQGYGHNDEQEESDHIDHSSSDHVIQQENTDHSMADEDFPDEDFDDLPLDELDSVIFQDSTDVTARSDSGHRNTSQNHNGITGSGLDRTTKPQTDQFKQPILTGSASRLSSSNSTFPSQQRDSQSSMRGTSGPLVESTFKPVFSSTASEPSRERSLINDESDFMDEDMDCFLEDVDTYGGQTGEPDVHQGPSRDREYATNQTETSGTSFKVTCKSSRNEADTFSIKESSHSIPQRQSHTSSSAEFHRLSARNDSQGDSTDPALTLTSPPFTYLCLLDELISKPHPHPIKIHVKAFIVTLLGKLSSNNGVWRVSATISDGSGYLDVELSDEVLIGLLGFSVAEKGALKRDPARRHELDAGMRRCQEELVDMCCVMTIAVDPEGKNAVVTKADPVNEKVVQELEWKVRDRRK encoded by the exons ATGGCTCCTGAGATTCAGGTTGTGGTACGTGCAACCCAAACCTGGCTGCAGTCGTCCCGGCATGTTCAGGTGCCCTTTGCCTGGCTGGAAGCCTGTGTGGAGTGGCTAcaggaggaggcaggaggagcaGGTCGTCTGTCACAGCAGCAAATCAACCAACAG GCACTGGACCAGTGGCTGTTGACAGATCTGAGGGACCTGGACTACCCTGTTCTCCCTGAAGGACTCGCTCAACTCCAGAAGACAGAGCTCAGGGGCATCTTCTGTGTCCAG GTTGACTCATTACTGGACATCAGTCAGCCTGCGTATGGTCAGCTGCAGAAGTGGCGGGGCACAGCATGTGCCAATGACGAGGTGTCTGCTATCACACAGGCCACACAGAGGCCCTGGGAAGCCAGGACAAGCCGCATGCTACTACTGCAG GTGACAGATGGAGTCCAGAGCTTGGAAGCCATGGAGTATCAGCCTATACCTGCACTGAGCTCAGCTCTCAG GCCTGGTGTGAAGCTGCAGTTACAAGGGAACATGGTTTGCAGACTTGGGATGCTGCTGTTGGGGCCGTCCAACGTCAAGGTCCTGGGTGGTGAGGTGGAAGACTTGGTGGATAGAAACAAGCAG GAACGAGTGCTGTGTCGGACGCTGGGACTTCCTGaagagcagcaacagcagcaacaggatgGGGAAGAGGCTCAGCCATCACACCAAG gCAACCAGGAATCTGAGGACCTGGAACTAGATGACCAAGACTTGTTGGCCAGTCTGGAGGCccaggaggaggtggaaaggCCTCCAGTTTGGCCTGTTAGAGACAGCGGCTACAGGACACTCAGCGAGCCCTCCACTCAGTCCTCGAGAAGCTCCTCTGTCAGGAGCCTCATCTCATCTGCCTCATCCAG AAGTGAAGCCTCTACCCGCCCATACAGCAGTGCTTTGACCCAGAGCAGCAGAGGTGGTTCAGTCCAAGGTTACGGACACAATGATGAACAAGAGGAGTCTGACCACATTGACCACTCATCTTCTGACCACGTGATTCAACAAGAGAACACAGATCACAGCATGGCAGATGAAGATTTTCCTGATGAAGATTTTGACGACCTTCCCCTAGATGAGTTGGACAGTGTGATTTTTCAGGATAGCACGGATGTAACTGCACGGTCCGATAGTGGTCACAGGAACACGTCACAGAATCACAACGGAATAACGGGAAGCGGTTTGGACAGAACAACAAAACCCCAAACCGATCAGTTCAAGCAGCCCATTTTGACTGGCTCAGCATCACGGCTTAGCTCCAGCAACTCCACATTTCCTTCACAACAGAGAGACAGTCAAAGCTCTATGAGAGGAACTTCAGGACCTTTAGTTGAATCGACTTTCAAACCCGTCTTTTCCTCAACAGCTTCAGAGCCATCACGTGAAAGAAGCCTAATTAATGATGAGAGCGATTTCATGGATGAGGATATGGACTGCTTTCTTGAGGATGTAGACACCTATGGAGGGCAAACCGGAGAGCCAGATGTTCACCAAGGACctagcagagacagagagtatGCTACAAATCAAACAGAAACTTCAGGCACCAGTTTTAAAGTGACCTGCAAATCATCAAGAAATGAAGCAGATACCTTCTCAATTAAGGAAAGCTCACACAGCATACCTCAGAGGCAAAGTCACACCTCAAGCTCTGCAGAATTTCATAGATTATCTGCAAGAAATGACTCACAGGGTGACAGCACTGACCCCGCTCTCACCTTGACCTCTCCACCATTTACATACTTGTGCCTGCTAGATGAACTGATCTCTAAACCACACCCGCATCCCATAAAGATCCACGTCAAAGCTTTCATTGTGACTCTCTTGGGGAAACTTAGCAGCAACAACGGTGTTTGGCGGGTCAGCGCTACAATATCTGACGGAAGTGGTTACCTGGACGTGGAGCTGTCAGATGAGGTTTTGATAGGCCTGCTGGGTTTCTCTGTGGCAGAGAAAGGTGCTCTAAAGCGCGACCCTGCCAGGAGACATGAGCTGGATGCTGGAATGAGAAGATGTCAAGAAGAGCTGGTGGACATGTGTTGTGTTATGACTATCGCGGTTGATCCAGAGGGGAAAAATGCTGTGGTGACCAAGGCAGACCCTGTCAATGAGAAAGTAGTCCAGGAGCTAGAGTGGAAGGTGAGAGACAggagaaaataa